DNA from Cygnus olor isolate bCygOlo1 unplaced genomic scaffold, bCygOlo1.pri.v2 scaffold_203_ctg1, whole genome shotgun sequence:
cccatgtccccccatcCCCATATCccgtccccacgtccccaatgtccccactccccctctccccacacccCCATATCCCCACgtgcccccatccccatctccccatctccccaatgtccccaacgTCCCAAAGTCCCCAAAGTCCCCAAAGTCCCCATGGCCCCCCATATCCCCACGTCCCCATACCCCCATtatccccctgtccccctcACCCCCATGACAccccccgtgtcccctctgcccccccaccccctggTGCTCCACCcatggggcagccccccccccgaccccatccccgtgtccccgtgtccccgcaggGCGTCCCCAAGCCCTTCACCGAGGTGATCAAGGCCAACATCGGCGACGCCCACGCCATGGGGCAGAAACCCATCACCTTCCTCCGCCAGGtacggggccggggccggggcggggggggggacacacacacgGTGCCCCCGGTGTCCCCGGTGTCCCCGGGGGGCTGACCCCGTCCCCGCAGGTGGCGGCGCTGTGCGTGTGCCCCGAGCTCCTGCGCCACGACGCCTTCCCCGAGGACGCCAAGGCGAGGGCGCGGCGGCTGCTGGACGCCTGCGCGGGGCAGAGCGCCGGTGAGGGGACgctgggggggacaggggggacaaggtgggcgggggggggcggacAGGGGGACTCGGGGGGTTGTGGGGGCAGGGGGACCGGGGGGACGGTGGGGGCGGTGGGGGCGATGGGGatggtggggacaggggggataatggggacaggggggacaATGGGGACAATGGGGACAGGGGGTCAATGGGGACCACGGGGACAGGGGGGACAATGGGGACAATGAGGCCAtgggggtggtggggacaggggggacaatggggacaggggggacaATGGGGACAATGGGGACAGGGGGTCAATGGGGaccatggggacaggggggacaATGGGGATGATGGGGACAATGGGGACCATGAGGATGGTGGGGACAGTGAGGAcagggggatttggggacaATGGGGACGGGGGGACCATGGGGATGACGGGGACAATGGGGACTGTGGGGATGATGGGGGCAAtgggggtggtggggacagtggggacagGGTGACCATAGGTGTGgtggggacagtggggacagGGAGGCAGTGGGAGCCACAAGGACCATGGGGAcaatggggacagggggaccgTGGGGATAGTGGGGACAGTGGGGACcacagggacatgggggggaCAATGGGGACGGGGGACcagtggggacagggggacaatGGGGACAAGGAGACGGGGGAGCCACAAGGACCGTGGGGACAATGCAGGGCATGGGGACAACGGGGACagtggggacgtggggacaacggggacagggggacagTGGGGATCTTGGGGACGCGTTGGGGACGCGCTGGGGACAGCCAGCCCCGGTGGCCGCCAGGTGCCTACAGCGCCAGCCCCGGCATCGAGGCCATCCGCCAGGACGTGGCGCGGTTCCTGGAGCGCCGCGACGGCGTCCCCGCGCGTCCCCAGGACATCTTCCTGGCCACCGGTGCCAGTGACGCCATCGTGGTGGGGacctgtccccgtccctgtccctgtcctgtccccatccctgtccccatccccgttctgtccctgtccccgtccctgtccctgtccccatccccgtcctgtccctgtccctgtccctgtccctatcCCTGTCcccggtccccgtccccgtTCCCACGCCCGGCGGTGGCACGGCCACAAAGGTCCCTTTGTGCCACCCCTGGCACTGTCCCCTGGGGGCGGTGCCGTgcgcgggggtggggggggggcggggggccgggACCCGGCTCCGGTGTCCCCAGGGCGCCCGCTGGCACCACTGGCACCACGCCGCTGGCACCGACAGTGTCCTGTCCCCGGCGTCCTGTGCCCGCAGCGTCCCGGTCCTACAAATGTCCTTGTCCCCACACCGTGCCCGTCCCCACACTGTGCCTGTCCCCACAATGTCCCCAGCCCCATAACGTCCCCCTCCCCGTAATGCCCCTGTCCCCGCAGTGCCCCTGTCCCCACGCTGTCACCGTGCCCACGATGTCCCCAGGCCACCTCACTGCCCCattgtccctgtccccatgctgtccctgtccccttaCCCCCCCCATCCCAGTCACCACCCTGTCCCCTCACTGTCCCCACTgtcctcatccccatcccctccctgtccctgtccccatcccctcatTGTCCCCTCACTGCCCCTGTCCCCTTTCTGTCCCCGTCCCCTCACTGCCCCCATCCCTGTGTCACCCCATTTTTGTACCACCCCATCCTGGCGTCATCCCACCCTGGTGTCACCCCCTCCCTGTACCACCCCCTCCCTATGTCACCCTGTCCCTTCActgcccctgtccccatgtcacCCCAACCCCATGtcaccctgtccccatgtcACCCTATCCCTCTGTCACCCCCTCCCCGGGTCACCCTGTCCCCTCACTGTCCCTGTCCCCTTTCTGTCCCCATCCTGTCACTGCCCCCGTCCCCATGTCACCCCATCCCTTCCCTGTCCTCGTCCTCATGTCACCCCATCCCCATGTCACCCCATCCCTGTGCCACTGTATCCCCACATCACCATGTCCCCATGTCACCCCCTCCCCATGCCaccctgtcccctccctgccccatccccgTGTCACCCCAACCCCATGCCACCTTGTGCTTGTGCCACCCCGTCCTGTCCCCGTCCCTTCCCGTCCCTGTGTCACCCCAACCCCATGTCACCCCGTCCTCATATTACTTCAACCCCATGTCACCCCAACCCCGTGCCACCCCATCCCCGTGTCACCCCATCCCAATGTCACCCCATCCCTCTGCCAccccgtcccctccccatcctgtccccatgTCACCCCATCCCTGTGCCACCCCATCCCCATGCTCCCCGTCCCCCTGTCCCTGTGTCACCCCTTCTCCATGTCACCCCAACCCCATGTCACCCCATCCCGCTATTaccctgtccctgtgccaccccATCCCTGTGCCACCCCATTCCCACATCACCATGTCCTTGTGTCGCCCTGTCCCTGTGTCACACTGTTCCCGTGTCACCCCAACCCCGTGCCaccctgtccctgtgccaccccACCACCATGTCACCCCATCCCCATGTCACCCCATCCCCATATTACCCCATCCCCGTGCCACCCAATCTCTGTGccaccctgtccccatatcACCATATCCCTGTGTCACCCCATCCCTGTGTCACCCCATCCCTGTGTCACCCCAACCCCATGCCACCCTGTCTCTGTGCCACCCCATCACCACGTCACCCCATCGCCATGTCACCCCATCCCTATATTACCCCATCCCTTTGCCACCCCATCCCCTTGTCACCCCAACCCCATGTCCAcccatccccatgtccccccgtCCCCACGTCACCCCAACTCCATGCCACCCTGTCCCCACATCACCGTGTCCCCACGTCACTCCATCCCCATGTCACCCTGTCCCCGTGTCACCCCATCGCCGTGTCACCCCATCCCCATATTATCCCATCCCCGTGCCACCCAATCCCCATGTCAAGCCAACCCCGTGtccccccatccccatgccACCCCGTCCCCGTGCCACCCCATTCCCATGTCACCTCAACCCCATGTCACCCCAACCCCGTGTCACTCCATCCCCATGCCACCCTGTCCCCACATCACCATGTCCCTGTGTCACCCCATCCCCACGTCTCCCCGTCCCCATGCCACCCCACCCCAATGCCCCCCTACCCCCATGCTCCCCATCGCCCCTCGCCCACCTCCCaccaccgcccccccccaacacaGAGCATCCTGAAGCTGCTGGTGGCCGGCGAGGGCGGTGCGCGCACGGGGGTGCTGGTGCCGGTGCCGCAGTACCCGCTGTACTCGGCGGCGCTGGCGGAGCTGGGCGCGGTGCAGCTGGGCTACCTGCTGGCCGAGGAGCGCACCTGGGCGCTGGACCCCGCTGAGCTGCGCCGCGTGCTGGACGAgggccgccgccgctgctgcccccGCGCCCTCTGCGTCATCAACCCCGGCAACCCCACCGGTACGGCACCGCGTGGCACCGCGGGCACTGCGGGCACTGCGGGCACTGCAGGCACTGCGGGCACCATGGGCACCACGGGcactgcaggcactgcaggCACCGCCTGGGGTGGGAGCACCGGGGTCGTACTGGGGTTCGACTGGGATCCCAAGGTCATACTGGGAGCCCCCCAGGGTCATACTGGGAGCCCCAGGTTGGACTGGCAGCCCTGGTGTTATACCGGGAGGCCTGGTGTTATACCGTTATAATGGGAGCCCTGGGGTCATACTGGGAGCCCGGGGTtgtactgggagcactggggttggactgggagcactggggtcGTACTGGGGGCCCTAGGGGTTggactgggagcactggggtcATAGTGGGGGCCCTAGAGTCATACTGGGAGCATGGGGTCATACTGGGAGCCTGGGGCTGGACTGTAAGCCCTAGGGTCATACTGGGAGCCCCAGGGTCATACTGGGAGTCCTGGTGCCATACTGGGAGCCTGGGATCATACTGGGAGCCTGGGACCAGACTGGGAGCCTGGGACCAGACTGGGAGCCCCGGGGTCATACTGGGAGCCCCAGGGTCATACTGGGAGCCCTTGATCATACTGGGAGTCCTGGTGTTATACTGGGAGCTCCAGGGTCATACTGGGAGCCCTAGTGTTATACTGGGAGGCCAGTGTCATACTGGGAGCCTGGGGACAGACTGGGAGCCCTGGTGTTATCCTGGGAGCCTGGGCTCATACTGGGAGCCCCTGGGTcatactgggagcactggggtcATACTGGGAGTGATGGGGTCATACTGGGAGCCTGAGGTCATACTGGGAGAACTGGGGTTGGACTGGGAGCCCCAGGGTCATACTGGGAGCCTGGGGCTGGACTGGTAGCCTGGGGACAGACTGGGAGCCCTAGTGTTATACTGGAAGCCCTGGGGTCATACTGGGAGCCTGGGACCAGACTGGGAGCCCAAGAGTCATACTGGGAGCCCAAGAGTCATACTGGAAGCCCCGGGGTCATACTGGTAGCCTGGGGTTATACTGAGAGCCCCAAGTCGTACTGGGAGCCCTGGTGTTAGACTGGGAGCCCCTGGGTCATACTGGGAACCTGGGGTCATACAGGAAGCCTGGGGTcatactgggagcactgggtcATACTGGAAGCCCTGGGGTCAATGTCCTACTGCTAATAGGACCCAAATACCCTCCCGGGACTGGGACCCCAATGCTCTACAGGTAATGGGACCCCAATACTCTACTGGGACCCCCAATGCCCTACTGGTAATGGGACCCCAGTGCCCTACTGGGACTGGGACCCCAATGCCCTAGCAGTAGTGGAATCCCTAATGTCCTACCAGTAATGGGACCCCAATGCCCTACTGGTAATGGTCCTCCCAGTACCCTACTGCTACTGGTCCCCCCATACTCCTCTGGTACCGGCCCCCACATACTCCTCTGGTCCCGTCTCCCTGTCCCGCCGTGTCACTGGCGCTCCCCAAcgccccgtgcccccccagGGCAGGTGCAGAGCCGCGAGTGCATCGAGGCCGTCATCAAGTTTGCCTACGAGGAGCGTCTCTTCCTGCTGGCCGACGAGGTGAGGGAcggggcccccccggccggcCGTGGCCCCCAGCCCGCGCTGACGCGGCCCCCCGCAGGTCTACCAGGATAACGTGTACGCCGAGGGCGCCGCCTTCCACTCCTTCAAGAAGGTGCTGGCCCAGCTGGGGCCGCCCTATGCCGACACCGTGGAGCTCGCCTCCTTCCACTCCATCTCCAAGGGCTTCGCTGGCGAGTGGGTGGCCCTgacacggggtgggggggcccatgggtgctggggtggggggcacagggaccctacggggtggggtggggatgtGGTGGCCCCATGGGTGGTGTGGGGTGGGGATGTGGCCCCATGGATCCTATGGGTTGGGGTGCGGATGTTGTGGACCATGGGGTAGGAATAGGGACACCATGGTTCCAGGGATgctctggggatggggacgtggTGGCCCTGTGGACCCTATGGGGTGGGGATGTGGTCCCATGGACCCTATAGGGTGGGGATGTGGTGGCCCCATGGAtgctgtggggtggggatgATGTGGACCATGGGATAAGAATAGGGACACCATGGCCCCATGGATGCAATGGGGTAGGGTTGGGGAAGTGGCCCCATGAAACCtatggggtggggatgggggtggaGATGTGGCCC
Protein-coding regions in this window:
- the LOC121063345 gene encoding alanine aminotransferase 1-like; the encoded protein is MRALSARRPRRLPAMAAAAASTAASGGGRAPVLSASSMNPAVRRVEYAVRGPIVTRALQLEQELRQGVPKPFTEVIKANIGDAHAMGQKPITFLRQVAALCVCPELLRHDAFPEDAKARARRLLDACAGQSAGAYSASPGIEAIRQDVARFLERRDGVPARPQDIFLATGASDAIVSILKLLVAGEGGARTGVLVPVPQYPLYSAALAELGAVQLGYLLAEERTWALDPAELRRVLDEGRRRCCPRALCVINPGNPTGQVQSRECIEAVIKFAYEERLFLLADEVYQDNVYAEGAAFHSFKKVLAQLGPPYADTVELASFHSISKGFAGECGFRGGYVEVVNMDPEVQQQLAKLVSVRLCPPVAGQILLDAVVNPPQPGEPSYEGFMAEKQAVLSALAQKAKLTQEIFNRTPGIRCNPVQGAMYAFPRIELPPRALQAAQAQGQAPDMFFCMRLLEETGICVVPGSGFGQKEGTFHFRMTILPPADKLQVLLQKLSAFYTKFVKEFS